The following coding sequences lie in one Rutidosis leptorrhynchoides isolate AG116_Rl617_1_P2 chromosome 6, CSIRO_AGI_Rlap_v1, whole genome shotgun sequence genomic window:
- the LOC139855341 gene encoding F-box/FBD/LRR-repeat protein At1g13570-like — protein sequence MRVTVKETSVQWELARGGKSGLSKDVCAVLSRDSRYNWTRIPVLRFDKDDFIEESTDAAAGTDLLSILEQSFDLPCQAILMIKMFKFFSAIKECLKMHHGPLLEFHLFANAEKKCVELDEIIRLVSRRGDTVNLFKLHLNKNSQYRLPSSIFALRQLTNLWLTYGCMYHQPTTLNGFPRLTELYLRHVKISIKSLLHLLSSCPLLENLTLNLKEDDILGNDRSSITDLIKCLPAIQSLSTVGWVFHCFSVDLLPQELPISLAGLENLYIEDVEDVSFLDSVGLPSLFRLIQCSPNLKTLTLITNSDVPYGNEPITLKKYSNIWLKNLKEFEIYGIFDLKLHLEFVQLILAKSPMLKMVGIWVDVTDDEVSNISRLLLHSPRASGLQ from the exons ATGAGAGTCACTGTTAAAGAAACATCTGTACAGTGGGAGTTGGCTCGTGGTGGAAAATCGGGTTTGTCAAAAGACGTGTGCGC TGTCCTCTCGAGGGACTCGAGGTACAACTGGACCAGGATTCCCGTGCTCCGTTTTGACAAGGATGATTTCATCGAAGAATCAACAGATGCTGCTGCTGGTACAGATCTACTATCCATTCTGGAGCAATCTTTTGATCTCCCATGTCAAGCAATTCTGATGATTAAGATGTTCAAGTTCTTTAGTGCGATTAAAGAATGTTTGAAGATGCATCATGGGCCGCTACTCGAGTTCCATCTTTTTGCAAACGCAGAAAAAAAATGTGTTGAGCTTGACGAAATCATAAGACTTGTGTCAAGGAGGGGGGATACTGTTAATCTCTTTAAGCTTCACTTGAATAAAAACAGTCAGTATCGGTTACCGTCGTCTATATTCGCGCTGCGCCAGTTAACGAATCTCTGGCTCACTTATGGTTGTATGTATCATCAACCAACAACCTTGAATGGATTTCCTAGACTGACAGAGTTATATTTGCGCCATGTAAAGATCTCTATAAAATCGCTTCTACATCTACTATCCAGTTGTCCGTTACTTGAGAACCTCACTCTG AatctgaaagaagatgatattctcgGTAATGACAGATCCTCCATAACTGATCTAATTAAGTGCTTGCCTGCTATTCAAAGTCTGTCTACTGTTGGCTGGGTttttcat TGTTTTTCCGTAGATCTGCTTCCACAAGAGCTTCCAATCTCGTTAGCCGGCCTTGAAAATTTGTATATAGAGGACGTAGAGGACGTGTCTTTCCTTGACTCCGTTGGGTTGCCTTCGCTTTTCCGTCTAATCCAATGCTCCCCCAATTTGAAGACACTCACTCTCATTACAAATTCAGAT GTCCCTTATGGAAATGAACCGATCACACTTAAGAAGTATTCAAATATTTGGTTGAAGAACTTGAAAGAATTTGAGATTTATGGAATCTTCGACTTAAAGCTTCATTTGGAGTTTGTACAACTAATTTTGGCCAAGTCCCCCATGCTCAAGATGGTAGGCATATGGGTTGATGTTACTGATGATGAAGTGTCAAATATATCAAGACTACTGCTACACTCCCCACGTGCATCAG GGTTGCAGTAA